CGAATGGAAGCGCCTGGCCGAGAAGATCACCACGGTGCCGTCCGGCTTCACGGTGCATCCGCTCGTGAAGAAGGTGCTGGATGATCGCGCCGCCATGGGCCGCGGCGATGTGAACGTCGACTGGGGCATGGGCGAGCACATGGCGTTCGCATCGCTGGTCGCCAGCGGCTACCCGGTCCGCCTGTCCGGCGAGGACTCCGGCCGCGGCACGTTCACGCACCGCCATGCCGTGCTGCACGACCAGAACCGCGAGAAGTTCGACGTAGGCACCTACACGCCGCTGCAGAACGTGGCCGAGAACCAGGCCCCGTTCGTCGTCATCGACTCCATCCTGTCGGAAGAAGCCGTGCTCGCGTTCGAATACGGCTACGCCTCGAACGACCCGAACACGCTCGTCATCTGGGAAGCCCAGTTCGGCGACTTCGTGAACGGCGCCCAGGTGGTGATCGACCAGTTCATCGCCTCGGGCGAAGTGAAGTGGGGCCGCGTCAATGGCCTGACCATGATGCTGCCGCACGGCTACGAAGGGCAGGGCCCGGAGCACAGCTCGGCACGCCTGGAGCGCTTCATGCAGCTGAGCGCTGACACCAACATGCAGGTGGTGCAGCCGACCACGGCCAGCCAGATCTTCCATGTGCTGCGCCGCCAGATGGTGCGCAACCTGCGCAAGCCGCTGATCATCATGACGCCGAAGTCGCTGCTGCGTAACAAGGACGCGACCTCGCCGCTGTCCGAGTTCACCAAGGGCAATTTCCAGACCGTCATCCCGGACAGCAAGGGACTGAAGGCCGAGAAGGTCAAGCGCCTGGTCGCATGTTCGGGCAAGGTCTACTACGACCTGGCCAAGAAGCGCGAGGAACGCGGTGACGACGACGTGGCCATCATCCGCGTCGAGCAGCTCTATCCGTTCCCGCACAAGGCGTTCGCCAACGAGGTCAAGAAGTACCCCAATCTCGCCGACGTGGTCTGGTGCCAGGACGAGCCGCAGAACCAGGGTGCCTGGTTCTTCGTGCAGCACTACATCCACGAGAACATGCAGGACGGCCAGAAGCTCGGCTACTCCGGCCGTGCCGCTTCGGCATCGCCCGCGGTGGGCTACTCGCACCTGCACCAGGAACAGCAGAAGGCGCTCGTCGATGGCGCATTTGGCAAGCTCAAGGGCTTCGTGCTGACCAAGTAAAACAATCTCTTTTCACACGAACAGCCTGAAGAAAAAACGGAGCTCACTCCAAATGTCTATCGTAGAAGTCAAAGTCCCCCAGCTTTCCGAATCCGTGGCCGAAGCCACCATGCTCACCTGGAAGAAGAAGGCCGGCGAAGCCGTCGCCATCGATGAAATCCTGATCGAGATCGAGACCGACAAGGTCGTGCTGGAAGTGCCCGCGCCCTCGGCCGGCGTGCTGGCCGAAATCGTGCAGCCCGACGGCGCCACCGTGGTGGCCGATCAGCTGATCGCCAGGATCGACACCGAAGGCAAGGCCAGCGCCGCGGCGCCCGCCGCTGCGGCAGCCCCGGCACCGGCCGCGGCGGCACCTGCGCCCGCAGCCGCCGCCACCGGCGGATCGAAGTCCGACGTTGCCATGCCCGCCGCCGCCAAGCTGCTGGCCGACAACAACCTCAAGACCAGCGACGTCGCAGGCACCGGCAAGGACGGCCGCGTGACCAAGGGCGACGTGCTCGGTGCCGTGGCTTCGGGCGCCAAGCCCGCGGCCGCCGCCATTCCCGCGCCGGCCGCCAAGCCGTCGCTGCCGCAAGTCGCCGCGCCGACCGGTTCGTCCGACCTGGGCGAGCGTCCGGAACAGCGCGTGCCGATGAGCCGCCTGCGCGCTCGCATTGCCGAGCGCCTGCTGCAATCGCAATCGACCAACGCAATCCTGACCACGTTCAACGAAGTGAACATGGCGCCGGTCATGGAGCTGCGCAAGCGCTTCCAGGACAGCTTCACCAAGGAACACGGCGTGAAGCTCGGCTTCATGAGCTTCTTCGTGAAGGCCGCGGTGCATGCGCTCAAGAAGTACCCGGTGATCAATGCCTCGGTCGACGGCAACGACATCCTGTACCACGGCTACTTCGACATCGGCATTGCCGTCGGTTCGCCGCGCGGCCTGGTGGTGCCCATCCTGCGCAACGCCGACCAGATGAGCTTCGCGGACATCGAGAAGAAGATCGCCGAATATGGCAAGAAGGCCCAGGACGGCAAGCTCGGCATCGAGGAGATGACCGGCGGCACGTTCTCCATCTCGAACGGCGGCACCTTCGGCTCGATGCTCTCGACCCCGATCATCAACCCGCCCCAGTCCGCGATCCTCGGCGTGCACGCCACCAAGGACCGCGCCGTGGTCGAGAACGGACAGATCGTCGTCCGCCCGATGAACTACCTCGCCATGAGCTACGACCACCGCATCATCGACGGCCGCGAAGCCGTGCTGGGCCTGGTCGCCATGAAGGAAGCGCTGGAAGATCCGTCGCGCCTCTTGTTCGACATCTGAGGAGAAAGACCAGATGGCAAACAAGCAATTCGACGTCGTCGTGATCGGCGGCGGCCCCGGCGGCTATGTGGCCGCGATCCGCGCCGCGCAGCTCGGCTTCAATGTCGCCTGCATCGACGAGTGGAAGAACGGCAAGGGCGGCCCCGCCCCGGGCGGCACCTGCACCAACGTCGGCTGCATTCCGTCCAAGGCGCTGCTGCAATCGTCGGAACACTTCGAGCAGGCCGGCCACCACTTTGCGGACCACGGCATCAAGGTGGAGGGCCTCGGCCTGGACATCGACAAGATGCTGGCCCGCAAGGACCAGGTTGTGAGGCAGAACAACGACGGCATCCTGTACCTGTTCAAGAAGAACAAGATCACCTTCTTCCATGGCCGCGGTTCGTTCGTGAAGACCGACGCAACCGGCTATGAGATCAAGGTGGCCGGTGCGGCCGAAGAGTCGATCAGCGCGAAGCACGTCATCCTGGCCACGGGCTCCAACGCCCGCGCATTGCCCGGCACGCCGTTCGACGAGGAGAACATCCTCTCGAACGACGGCGCGCTGCGCATCGGCGCAGTGCCCAAGAAGCTCGGCCTGATCGGCTCGGGCGTCATCGGCCTCGAAATGGGCTCGGTGTGGCGCCGCCTCGGCGCCGAAGTCACGGTGCTCGAGGCACTGCCGACTTTCCTCGGCGCGGTGGACGAGCAGATCGCCAAGGAAGCCAAGAAGGCCTTCGACAAGCAGAAGCTCAAGATCGAACTCGGCGTCAAGGTCGGCGAGATCAAGTCGTCCAAGAAGGGCGTGAGCGTCGCGTGGACCAATGCCAAGGGCGAAGCCCAGACGCTCGAGGTCGACAAGCTGATCGTCTCGATCGGCCGCGTGCCCAACACCATCGGCCTGAACGCCGAGGCCGTGGGCCTCAAGCTCGACGAGCGCGGGGCCATTGCGGTGGATGACGACTGCAAGACCAGCCTGCCGAACGTCTGGGCCATCGGCGACGTGGTGCGCGGCCCGATGCTTGCGCACAAGGCCGAGGAAGAGGGCGTTGCGGTGGCGGAGCGCATTGCGGGCCAGCACGGCCACGTGAACTTCAACACCGTGCCATGGGTGATCTACACCAGCCCGGAGATCGCGTGGGTCGGCCAGACCGAGCAGCAGCTCAAGGCCGCGGGCCGCGCGTACAAGGCCGGCACCTTCCCGTTCCTTGCGAACGGCCGCGCACGCGCGCTGGGCGACACCACCGGCATGGTCAAGTTCCTGGCCGACGCGGCCACGGACGAGATCCTGGGCGTGCACATCGTGGGTCCGCAGGCCAGCGAGCTGATCTCCGAAGCCGTGGTGGCGATGGAGTTCAAGGCCAGTGCCGAAGACATCGCGCGCATCTGCCATGCGCACCCGTCGCTGTCGGAAGCCACCAAGGAAGCGGCGCTCGCCGTGGACAAGCGCACGCTGAACTTCTGATCCTTTGACCAGCGTTAAAGAGGCCTATGAGGCGGAACTCGCGGTGCGCGGGTTCCAGAGCGATCCCGCGCAGCTGCGTGCCGTGGAGGCGCTGGATCGCTGCGCGCGGGAGTGGGGCGAGTACAAGGCCCAGCGCTCCAACGCCCTGAAGAAGTTCATCAACCGGCCCGAGCTGCCGCGCGGCGTCTACATGCATGGCGGCGTCGGGCGCGGCAAGAGCTTCCTGATGGACCTGTTCTTCAACGCAGTGCCGCTCAGGCGCAAGACGCGGCTGCACTTTCACGAGTTCATGCGCGAGGTGCACCGCGAGCTGCGCGAACTGCAGGGCACGGTCAATCCGCTCGACGAACTGGGCCTGCGCATCTCCAAGCGCTACAAGCTGATCTGCTTCGACGAATTCCACGTGGCGGACATCACCGACGCGATGATTCTGCATCGCCTGCTGGTGGCGCTGTTCGAGAACGGCGTGGGCTTTGTCACCACCTCCAATTTCAAGCCCGACGACCTGTATCCCGGCGGGCTGCACCGCGACCGCATCCTGCCGGCGATCGCACTGCTGAACGAGAAGCTCGAAGTGCTCAGCGTCGATAACGGCACCGACTACCGGCGCCGCACGCTCGAGCAACTGCGCATGTATCTCACGCCCAACGATGCGGCGGCGGAAAAGGAAATGCGCAAGGCCTTCGACAAGCTGGCCGAAACCGCCGACGAGAACCCGGTGCTGCACATCGAGGCGCGCGAGATCCGCGCGCGGCGCAAGGCCGGCGGCGTGGTCTGGTTCGACTTCAAGACGCTCTGCGGCGGGCCGCGTTCGCAGAACGACTACCTGGAAATTGCGAGCCAGTTCCACACGGTGCTGCTGTCCGACGTGCCGCACATGCCGGTGCGCATGGCCTCCGAGGCGCGCCGGTTCACCTGGCTGGTCGACGTGTTGTACGACCGGCGCGTGAAGCTCATCATGTCGGCTGAGGTGCCGCCGGAGGCGTTGTACACCGAGGGGCCGCTTGCGCATGAGTTCCCGCGCACCGTTTCCCGGCTCACCGAAATGCAATCGAGCGAGTTTCTTTCGCTCGAACGCCGGATCGTCGACACTCGACTGACATGAAAAAATTCGTTCTTGCCGTGCTGATGACCTTGGGCAGCCTGCCGCTGTGGGCGCAGTCCACCGCGGCCGCGGGCATTGCCGACTTCGACGCCGAACGCAGCAGGCTGTCGGCCGAGCGCGCGGCCATCGATGCGCGCTTCGAGAAGGAGCGCGCGGCCTGCTACCAGAAATTCGCGGTGGAAGATTGCCTGCGTGAAAGCCGCAAGCGCCGCCGCGCCGAGACGGACCACATCAAGCGGCAGGAAACGGCGATCAACGACATCGAGCGGCAGCGGCGCGGTGCGGCCGAGCTCGAGAAGCTCGACCAGAAGGCCGCCACCAAGCGCCCGCAGGATACGCCCGAGAAGCAGGACGAATCCCGCCAGGCTCAAAAGGACCGCGAGCAGCGCGCGGCCGACCATGCGGCCAGCCGCG
The Variovorax sp. OAS795 genome window above contains:
- the zapE gene encoding cell division protein ZapE, producing MTSVKEAYEAELAVRGFQSDPAQLRAVEALDRCAREWGEYKAQRSNALKKFINRPELPRGVYMHGGVGRGKSFLMDLFFNAVPLRRKTRLHFHEFMREVHRELRELQGTVNPLDELGLRISKRYKLICFDEFHVADITDAMILHRLLVALFENGVGFVTTSNFKPDDLYPGGLHRDRILPAIALLNEKLEVLSVDNGTDYRRRTLEQLRMYLTPNDAAAEKEMRKAFDKLAETADENPVLHIEAREIRARRKAGGVVWFDFKTLCGGPRSQNDYLEIASQFHTVLLSDVPHMPVRMASEARRFTWLVDVLYDRRVKLIMSAEVPPEALYTEGPLAHEFPRTVSRLTEMQSSEFLSLERRIVDTRLT
- the lpdA gene encoding dihydrolipoyl dehydrogenase, producing the protein MANKQFDVVVIGGGPGGYVAAIRAAQLGFNVACIDEWKNGKGGPAPGGTCTNVGCIPSKALLQSSEHFEQAGHHFADHGIKVEGLGLDIDKMLARKDQVVRQNNDGILYLFKKNKITFFHGRGSFVKTDATGYEIKVAGAAEESISAKHVILATGSNARALPGTPFDEENILSNDGALRIGAVPKKLGLIGSGVIGLEMGSVWRRLGAEVTVLEALPTFLGAVDEQIAKEAKKAFDKQKLKIELGVKVGEIKSSKKGVSVAWTNAKGEAQTLEVDKLIVSIGRVPNTIGLNAEAVGLKLDERGAIAVDDDCKTSLPNVWAIGDVVRGPMLAHKAEEEGVAVAERIAGQHGHVNFNTVPWVIYTSPEIAWVGQTEQQLKAAGRAYKAGTFPFLANGRARALGDTTGMVKFLADAATDEILGVHIVGPQASELISEAVVAMEFKASAEDIARICHAHPSLSEATKEAALAVDKRTLNF
- the odhB gene encoding 2-oxoglutarate dehydrogenase complex dihydrolipoyllysine-residue succinyltransferase: MSIVEVKVPQLSESVAEATMLTWKKKAGEAVAIDEILIEIETDKVVLEVPAPSAGVLAEIVQPDGATVVADQLIARIDTEGKASAAAPAAAAAPAPAAAAPAPAAAATGGSKSDVAMPAAAKLLADNNLKTSDVAGTGKDGRVTKGDVLGAVASGAKPAAAAIPAPAAKPSLPQVAAPTGSSDLGERPEQRVPMSRLRARIAERLLQSQSTNAILTTFNEVNMAPVMELRKRFQDSFTKEHGVKLGFMSFFVKAAVHALKKYPVINASVDGNDILYHGYFDIGIAVGSPRGLVVPILRNADQMSFADIEKKIAEYGKKAQDGKLGIEEMTGGTFSISNGGTFGSMLSTPIINPPQSAILGVHATKDRAVVENGQIVVRPMNYLAMSYDHRIIDGREAVLGLVAMKEALEDPSRLLFDI